The following are from one region of the Candidatus Binataceae bacterium genome:
- a CDS encoding (2Fe-2S)-binding protein: MIQLKVNGVDRKFEGDPAMPLLWYIRDILGLTGTKFGCGVAMCGACTVHLNGEAIRSCVTPVSMAAGREVTTIEGLGADGLHPVQQAWIEQNVPQCGYCQSGQIMQAAVLFNANNALADEEIERVMQGNICRCGTYQRIRAAIKAAAKDRR, from the coding sequence ATGATTCAGCTCAAGGTGAACGGCGTGGATCGCAAATTCGAAGGCGATCCGGCAATGCCGCTGCTCTGGTATATCCGCGACATCCTTGGACTTACCGGCACGAAATTCGGCTGCGGCGTTGCGATGTGCGGCGCCTGCACCGTGCATCTGAATGGTGAAGCGATTCGCTCCTGCGTCACGCCAGTCAGCATGGCGGCCGGGCGCGAGGTCACGACGATCGAAGGCCTCGGCGCGGACGGGTTGCATCCCGTTCAGCAGGCCTGGATCGAACAAAACGTTCCGCAGTGCGGTTACTGCCAATCGGGCCAGATTATGCAGGCCGCCGTGCTGTTCAACGCCAACAATGCGCTCGCGGATGAGGAAATCGAGCGCGTGATGCAGGGCAACATCTGCCGTTGCGGCACTTACCAGCGGATCCGCGCCGCGATCAAAGCGGCGGCCAAGGATCGGCGATGA
- a CDS encoding molybdopterin cofactor-binding domain-containing protein yields the protein MNAVQNLSRRGFLKGIASAGALVLAVRIAPESVLAANVLPAASAPPFEPNLFVSIDTDGTVYIVAHRSEMGTGIRTSLPLVLADELDAEWKLVRIKQADADERYGDQNTDGSHSIRSFFDTMRRCGATARLMMMRAAALQWDVPIAECGTELHAVVHQPSGRRLAYGDLASAAAKLPVPGEQELIFKPPTKRRYIGTGVPSYDLVELCTGKAAFGIDARMDGMVYASIEHPPVLGGRIKSYDDKEALAVTGVHRTIPIAPFEMPYEFQPLGGVAVIADNTWSAFQGRKKLKIEWDDGANASYNSASFKEEIQATARKPGRVARAHGDVDAAFANGARVFEADYYVPHLAHAAMEPLNAVASYRDRKVEVFAPTQNPQAVQKIIASELGIPASAVTCHVTLLGGGFGRKSKPDYVAEAAILSKKVGRPVKVMWSREDDTKFDYYHTVAAMHLKAALGRDGMPEAWLQRSVFPPIASTFETGAEYGEAFDLAQGWTDIPFHIPNLRVENGPAAAHVRIGWLRSVANIYHAFAVQTFADELAHEARRDPVEYQLDLIGKPRILDLRDTDYANYGASYEQYPIDTGRLRRVIEMVAEKSGWAKHRPEKGHARGFAVHRSFLTYVATVVEVEVSSDGKIRIPRVDTVVDAGLVANPITAQAQFEGAAVFGTSIAKFGEITATNGRIDQANFYNYKVARMPDAPYRTNVYFVESDAPPAGVGEPGVPPFVPAFCNAIFAATGTRVRELPLSRHKLTA from the coding sequence ATGAACGCGGTGCAGAATCTGAGCCGCCGCGGCTTTCTCAAGGGCATCGCATCGGCCGGCGCGCTCGTGCTTGCCGTGCGGATTGCTCCCGAATCAGTGCTGGCGGCAAATGTCCTCCCTGCCGCGAGCGCGCCGCCCTTCGAGCCCAACCTCTTCGTCAGTATCGATACCGACGGCACGGTTTATATCGTCGCGCATCGCTCCGAGATGGGCACCGGAATCCGCACGTCGTTGCCGCTCGTGCTGGCCGACGAGCTCGACGCCGAATGGAAGCTCGTCAGGATCAAGCAGGCCGATGCCGACGAGCGCTACGGCGATCAGAACACCGACGGCTCGCATTCGATTCGCAGCTTCTTCGACACGATGCGGCGATGCGGCGCGACTGCGCGGCTCATGATGATGCGTGCGGCGGCCCTGCAATGGGACGTGCCGATCGCCGAATGCGGAACCGAGCTTCACGCCGTGGTGCATCAGCCGAGCGGGCGCCGGCTCGCATATGGCGACCTCGCGTCGGCAGCGGCGAAACTGCCGGTGCCCGGTGAACAGGAACTCATCTTCAAGCCGCCGACCAAGCGCCGCTACATCGGCACCGGGGTGCCGAGCTACGACCTCGTCGAGCTATGCACGGGCAAGGCCGCGTTTGGCATCGACGCGCGCATGGATGGGATGGTTTACGCGTCGATCGAGCATCCACCTGTGCTCGGCGGGCGCATCAAGTCGTACGATGACAAAGAGGCGCTGGCAGTCACGGGAGTGCATCGCACGATCCCGATCGCGCCGTTCGAGATGCCGTATGAATTTCAGCCGCTCGGCGGCGTCGCCGTGATCGCCGACAATACATGGTCCGCGTTCCAGGGGCGCAAGAAGCTCAAGATCGAATGGGACGACGGCGCGAACGCCTCGTACAATTCGGCGTCTTTCAAAGAAGAAATCCAGGCCACGGCGCGCAAGCCGGGCAGGGTCGCGCGTGCTCATGGCGACGTCGATGCGGCGTTCGCCAACGGCGCCAGGGTGTTCGAGGCGGACTACTACGTGCCGCATCTCGCGCACGCCGCGATGGAGCCGCTCAACGCCGTTGCCAGCTATCGCGACCGCAAGGTCGAAGTATTCGCGCCGACGCAGAATCCGCAGGCAGTGCAGAAGATCATCGCGAGCGAGCTGGGAATCCCGGCCAGCGCCGTAACCTGCCACGTTACGCTGCTCGGCGGCGGCTTCGGGCGCAAATCGAAACCCGACTACGTCGCCGAAGCGGCGATCCTGTCGAAGAAAGTCGGGCGGCCGGTCAAGGTGATGTGGTCGCGCGAGGACGATACGAAGTTCGACTACTACCACACCGTCGCCGCGATGCACTTGAAGGCCGCGCTCGGCCGCGACGGGATGCCCGAGGCGTGGCTGCAGCGCTCGGTGTTTCCGCCGATCGCATCGACTTTCGAGACGGGAGCCGAATACGGCGAAGCTTTCGACCTGGCGCAGGGATGGACCGACATCCCGTTTCACATTCCGAATCTGCGTGTCGAGAACGGACCCGCCGCGGCCCACGTGCGAATCGGATGGCTGCGCTCGGTCGCCAATATCTACCATGCATTCGCAGTGCAAACTTTTGCCGATGAACTCGCGCACGAAGCGCGCCGCGATCCGGTCGAGTATCAACTGGATCTGATCGGAAAGCCGCGAATCCTCGATCTGCGCGACACCGATTACGCCAACTACGGTGCCAGCTACGAGCAGTATCCCATCGACACGGGCAGGCTCCGCCGCGTGATCGAGATGGTCGCGGAGAAATCCGGATGGGCGAAGCATCGGCCAGAGAAGGGCCACGCGCGCGGCTTCGCGGTGCATCGCAGCTTCCTGACCTACGTCGCCACGGTGGTTGAAGTCGAAGTTTCGAGCGACGGCAAGATCAGGATTCCGCGCGTCGACACCGTCGTCGATGCGGGACTGGTGGCCAATCCGATCACGGCGCAGGCGCAGTTCGAGGGCGCCGCGGTCTTTGGAACCAGTATCGCGAAGTTCGGCGAGATCACGGCGACCAACGGCCGTATCGACCAGGCCAACTTCTACAACTACAAGGTGGCGCGGATGCCCGATGCGCCCTATCGCACCAACGTGTATTTCGTCGAAAGCGATGCGCCACCGGCGGGCGTCGGCGAGCCGGGGGTGCCTCCGTTCGTGCCTGCGTTCTGCAACGCGATCTTCGCCGCGACCGGCACGCGCGTGCGCGAGCTGCCGCTCTCGCGCCATAAGCTGACCGCTTAG
- a CDS encoding SDR family oxidoreductase: MNGLQDRVAIVTAAAGGGIGKATATRLAEEGAIVVVTDSHERRTRETVEELAVRFPGRVDGYPLDVSRREEVDRTVADIVSRRGRIDILVNNAGINVLGDVEKINVEDWSRILDVDLTGAFYLIRAVLPAMRRQHAGAIVNVSSVAAWAVLGGSDAPYAAAKAGLLALTRSVAAEVGPDGIRCNAVAPGIVLTKWVEKNMSETVARQADHTPMRRLGKPADIAAAIAFLASDDASFITGEALTVSGGLYMHA; the protein is encoded by the coding sequence ATGAATGGACTGCAAGACCGTGTCGCGATCGTGACTGCCGCCGCAGGCGGCGGAATCGGCAAGGCAACTGCCACGAGGCTCGCCGAAGAGGGCGCGATCGTCGTTGTGACTGACAGTCATGAGCGGCGCACGCGCGAAACCGTCGAAGAGCTTGCGGTGCGCTTTCCGGGACGCGTCGATGGCTATCCGCTCGACGTGTCGCGACGCGAGGAAGTGGATCGAACCGTCGCCGACATCGTGAGCAGGCGCGGCCGCATCGATATCCTCGTCAACAACGCCGGGATTAACGTGCTGGGCGATGTCGAAAAGATCAATGTCGAGGACTGGAGCCGGATTCTCGATGTCGACCTGACCGGAGCGTTCTATCTTATTCGCGCTGTGCTGCCGGCGATGCGGCGGCAGCATGCGGGCGCGATCGTCAACGTCTCATCGGTCGCGGCGTGGGCGGTGCTGGGCGGTTCCGACGCGCCATACGCCGCGGCCAAGGCAGGATTGCTCGCGCTGACTCGCAGTGTGGCGGCCGAAGTCGGACCCGACGGAATCCGCTGTAACGCCGTGGCGCCCGGAATCGTACTGACGAAGTGGGTCGAGAAAAACATGAGCGAGACGGTCGCCCGCCAGGCAGATCACACGCCGATGCGGCGGCTTGGCAAGCCCGCGGACATCGCAGCGGCGATCGCCTTCCTTGCTTCCGACGATGCGTCGTTCATCACCGGCGAGGCGCTGACCGTCAGCGGCGGACTCTACATGCACGCCTGA
- a CDS encoding DUF4239 domain-containing protein codes for MSHAILDFIYGSPTWLWGSILMMLLVGSACSGLYIFHRSVHLELRKAHNELAGFTVAVISVVYAVLLAFIAIATWQSYIEAQDLVQREADYVDSIYRDTIGLPPEVGREIRADLQQYVDVVANVEWPVQKDGKPSEAGAESLRKLHAALVTMQPANLGQSVIQAEVLKTLNDLYRARASRLSAVEGHVPYVIWWIIFLGGALTTSYTYLFGFHNFRMHLVMTSAVVMALGLVVVLIIALDWPFRGEVSVPPKAFLEVQRSWVDLPIQK; via the coding sequence TTGTCTCACGCGATTCTCGACTTTATCTACGGCAGCCCGACCTGGTTGTGGGGCAGTATCCTGATGATGCTGCTGGTGGGTTCGGCGTGCTCGGGACTCTACATCTTTCACCGCTCGGTTCACCTCGAGTTGCGGAAGGCCCACAACGAGTTGGCGGGCTTCACTGTCGCGGTTATCAGCGTTGTGTATGCCGTCTTGCTCGCGTTCATCGCGATCGCGACCTGGCAGTCCTACATTGAGGCACAGGACCTGGTGCAGCGCGAAGCAGACTACGTCGACAGCATCTATCGCGATACCATTGGCCTGCCACCCGAGGTCGGCCGTGAGATTCGCGCCGACTTGCAGCAATACGTCGACGTGGTCGCCAATGTCGAGTGGCCGGTGCAGAAGGATGGCAAACCCTCGGAGGCCGGCGCCGAGTCGTTGCGCAAACTGCACGCCGCACTCGTTACGATGCAGCCCGCCAATCTCGGCCAATCCGTTATCCAGGCGGAGGTACTCAAGACGCTCAACGATCTGTATCGCGCCAGAGCGAGCCGCCTGTCGGCGGTCGAAGGCCATGTGCCTTACGTCATCTGGTGGATCATTTTCCTCGGTGGCGCACTGACGACGTCGTACACCTACCTGTTCGGCTTTCACAACTTCAGGATGCACCTCGTGATGACTTCGGCAGTAGTGATGGCGCTGGGACTGGTCGTGGTGCTGATCATCGCGCTGGACTGGCCGTTCCGCGGCGAAGTCAGCGTCCCGCCAAAAGCTTTCCTCGAGGTTCAGCGCTCCTGGGTGGATCTGCCGATACAGAAATGA
- a CDS encoding inorganic phosphate transporter yields MAVAIDTSIDRKIGKSPSRAGVAIFIVLLLLGMAYAGSHLIRDLEVEPTTSIRPFIYLGLALLVALGFEFVNGFHDTANAVATVIYTNSLEPQVAVAWSGFCNFLGVLVSSGAVAYSIVALLPVELILQVGSAAGFAMVFSLLVAAILWNLGTWYFGLPASSSHTLIGSIIGVGIANQLTAAKSQTSGVDWGQALNIGKSLLLSPLVGFAVAALILIIAKAIITDKRLYTAPSGTDAPPFWIRCLLILTCTGVSFAHGSNDGQKGMGLIMLILIGIVPTAYAVNRAVPASDTPDFIAVSHQVDNLLDRYVEKTATTADPRDDIADYLRTRQYTPSVTLALRQIVNDIANELNEFEALSKVPPERVRNFRNDMYLVSEALRAMQKSNPVKFSDADWVILNNYKKHLDVATKFIPGWVKVAVALALGMGTMVGWQRIVITVGEKIGKDHLTYAQGAAAELTAAATIAAADHFGLPVSTTHVLSSGIAGTMTANRSGLQMETVRNIALAWVLTLPASVMLAALLFWIFRSIF; encoded by the coding sequence GTGGCTGTCGCGATAGATACCTCCATTGACAGAAAGATTGGCAAGAGTCCGAGCCGCGCCGGCGTGGCGATATTCATCGTCCTGCTGCTACTGGGCATGGCCTACGCCGGCTCGCACCTGATCAGGGATCTTGAAGTCGAACCGACCACCTCGATACGTCCCTTTATCTATCTTGGTCTCGCTCTGCTCGTCGCCTTGGGGTTCGAGTTCGTAAACGGCTTTCACGATACGGCTAACGCGGTCGCGACGGTCATCTATACCAACTCGCTCGAACCGCAGGTGGCGGTAGCGTGGTCGGGATTCTGCAATTTCCTCGGAGTACTGGTTTCCTCAGGCGCCGTCGCTTACAGCATCGTCGCGCTGCTGCCGGTCGAATTGATCCTGCAAGTGGGAAGCGCCGCGGGTTTCGCGATGGTGTTTTCGTTGCTCGTGGCGGCGATACTCTGGAACCTCGGCACGTGGTACTTCGGCCTGCCCGCCTCGAGTTCACACACCCTGATCGGATCGATAATCGGCGTCGGTATCGCCAACCAGCTCACGGCCGCCAAATCGCAAACCAGCGGCGTCGATTGGGGCCAGGCGCTCAACATCGGCAAATCGCTTCTGCTTTCACCGCTGGTGGGATTCGCGGTGGCCGCGCTCATTCTTATTATCGCCAAGGCGATTATCACCGATAAGCGTCTGTACACGGCGCCGAGCGGCACCGATGCGCCACCGTTCTGGATTCGATGCCTGCTCATCCTGACTTGCACCGGCGTCAGCTTCGCGCACGGCTCCAACGACGGTCAGAAGGGCATGGGCCTCATCATGCTCATCCTGATCGGAATCGTGCCGACCGCATACGCGGTCAACCGCGCGGTGCCGGCGAGCGATACGCCGGATTTCATTGCCGTCTCGCACCAGGTTGACAACCTGCTCGACCGCTATGTCGAGAAGACGGCGACGACCGCCGATCCGCGTGACGATATCGCGGACTACCTGCGCACGCGGCAATACACGCCGAGCGTCACGCTGGCGCTTCGTCAGATCGTCAATGACATCGCCAACGAGTTGAACGAGTTCGAAGCATTGTCGAAGGTTCCGCCCGAGCGCGTGCGAAACTTCCGCAACGATATGTACCTCGTCAGCGAAGCGCTGCGCGCCATGCAGAAATCAAACCCGGTCAAGTTCAGCGACGCGGACTGGGTGATTCTCAACAATTACAAGAAGCACCTCGATGTGGCGACGAAGTTCATTCCGGGCTGGGTCAAGGTCGCCGTCGCCCTGGCGCTCGGCATGGGCACGATGGTCGGATGGCAACGAATCGTCATCACGGTCGGCGAGAAAATCGGCAAGGATCATCTCACGTACGCACAAGGTGCAGCCGCTGAGTTGACCGCCGCAGCGACCATCGCCGCCGCCGATCATTTCGGTTTGCCCGTGAGCACAACCCACGTGCTGTCATCGGGTATCGCCGGAACGATGACCGCGAATCGCTCCGGCCTGCAGATGGAGACGGTGCGCAACATCGCGCTGGCGTGGGTGCTCACGCTGCCAGCCTCGGTGATGCTCGCGGCATTGCTGTTCTGGATTTTCCGCTCGATTTTCTAA
- the pncA gene encoding bifunctional nicotinamidase/pyrazinamidase produces the protein MNGDDTRFDRSHAALVIVDLQPDFMPGGNLPVRDGDQIVEPIRKLMDSGIFEVIVATQDWHPPNHVSFAVNHPGRKPMDRIELYGHEQVLWPTHCVQGTPGAALDPRVDWNRVSAIIRKATDSSTDSYSGLRNNWNPAGQRPPTGLAGYLKNRGVDSLFICGLARDYCVKWTAEDALDDGFHVWVLWDLCRAIDPSSDRDVHHDLAHRGARIINVAELHGSKAAQLRSP, from the coding sequence ATGAACGGCGACGACACACGGTTCGATCGCAGCCATGCGGCGCTGGTGATTGTCGATCTGCAGCCGGACTTCATGCCTGGCGGAAATCTGCCGGTGCGCGACGGCGATCAGATTGTCGAGCCGATTCGCAAGTTGATGGATTCCGGGATCTTCGAGGTAATCGTCGCGACGCAGGACTGGCATCCGCCGAATCACGTATCGTTTGCGGTCAATCATCCCGGGCGCAAACCAATGGATCGCATCGAGCTCTACGGACACGAACAAGTGCTGTGGCCGACACATTGCGTGCAGGGGACGCCGGGCGCCGCTCTTGATCCTCGCGTCGATTGGAATCGCGTGTCGGCAATCATCCGCAAGGCGACGGATTCGAGCACGGATTCATACAGCGGGCTACGCAACAACTGGAACCCCGCGGGCCAACGTCCTCCGACGGGATTGGCCGGCTATCTGAAGAATCGTGGTGTTGACTCGTTGTTTATCTGCGGCCTGGCGCGCGACTATTGCGTGAAATGGACGGCCGAAGATGCGCTCGATGACGGATTTCACGTCTGGGTGCTGTGGGATCTGTGCCGCGCGATCGATCCATCGTCGGACCGTGACGTCCACCACGATCTTGCGCACCGTGGCGCCCGGATCATCAACGTCGCTGAACTTCATGGCTCGAAAGCTGCCCAACTTCGATCGCCGTGA
- a CDS encoding DUF2934 domain-containing protein, producing the protein MFWTFQLDPPPRSASRNGHVALPILAFEPTEEQIRQRAYEIFIARGGDHGSEQADWEQAQRELREQHAADS; encoded by the coding sequence ATGTTCTGGACTTTCCAGCTCGATCCGCCGCCCCGGTCTGCGTCACGCAATGGCCACGTGGCGTTGCCAATCTTGGCATTCGAACCGACCGAGGAACAAATCCGCCAGCGGGCCTATGAGATTTTCATCGCACGCGGTGGCGATCATGGAAGCGAGCAAGCCGATTGGGAACAGGCGCAACGCGAGCTGCGCGAACAGCACGCGGCAGATTCCTGA
- a CDS encoding Ku protein translates to MAARPIATGSISFGLVSIPVKLFTATRSKSVSFKLLHGKDQSRIQQKIYCPVDDAIVDRSELVRGYEIEKNTFVTFTDEELKALEAKDDHMIDISEFVPLAQVDPIYFENSYHLGCEPQSARAYRLLTAAMDEMQVVALARYTMRNKEYSVIVRPYEQGLMLHTMYYSDEVVSASDVDRGKDTKIGAQELNLAKRLIKDLEQDQFDPTKFHDNYRERVVAAAQEKAEGHEVATAAPEPRKAKVIDLYDALKASLEKRGVAMAGQQDEAGEERETAHASKRRARPARAASSGSRRK, encoded by the coding sequence ATGGCAGCACGACCGATCGCTACTGGCTCTATCTCATTCGGGTTGGTCTCCATCCCGGTCAAGCTGTTCACCGCCACCCGTTCAAAGTCAGTCAGCTTCAAACTGCTCCATGGCAAAGATCAAAGCCGGATCCAGCAGAAAATCTACTGCCCGGTGGACGACGCGATAGTCGATCGCAGCGAGCTGGTGCGAGGATACGAAATAGAGAAGAACACATTCGTCACTTTTACCGACGAAGAGCTAAAGGCGCTCGAAGCGAAAGACGATCACATGATCGATATCAGCGAGTTTGTGCCGCTGGCGCAGGTCGATCCTATCTATTTCGAAAATTCCTACCATCTTGGATGCGAACCCCAGTCGGCGCGTGCGTATCGATTACTCACTGCCGCGATGGACGAGATGCAAGTCGTCGCGCTCGCGCGCTATACGATGCGCAACAAGGAATACTCGGTAATTGTCCGTCCCTATGAGCAGGGCCTGATGCTGCATACCATGTACTACAGCGATGAAGTGGTATCGGCATCGGACGTCGATCGCGGCAAGGATACCAAGATCGGGGCCCAGGAACTGAATCTCGCCAAGCGATTGATCAAGGATCTCGAGCAGGACCAATTTGATCCGACCAAGTTTCACGATAACTATCGCGAACGAGTAGTCGCCGCGGCGCAGGAAAAGGCCGAGGGACACGAAGTCGCGACCGCGGCGCCCGAACCGCGCAAAGCTAAGGTTATCGACCTTTACGATGCGCTCAAGGCGTCGCTCGAAAAGCGCGGCGTCGCGATGGCTGGTCAGCAGGACGAAGCGGGCGAGGAGCGCGAAACGGCTCATGCGTCAAAACGCCGGGCGCGGCCCGCGCGCGCAGCCTCGTCGGGTTCACGGCGAAAATAA
- a CDS encoding CsbD family protein: MNSDQLKGKLKQLGGEIKKKWGQITDDDLTQASGNLDILVGKIQERSGERREAIQHWFKSQGLD, from the coding sequence ATGAACAGTGATCAGCTTAAGGGAAAACTGAAGCAGCTCGGCGGCGAGATCAAGAAGAAGTGGGGCCAGATTACCGACGACGATCTCACCCAGGCCTCGGGCAATCTCGACATTCTGGTCGGCAAGATCCAGGAGCGCTCGGGAGAACGCCGCGAAGCGATCCAGCATTGGTTCAAGTCACAGGGTTTGGACTGA
- a CDS encoding BON domain-containing protein produces MNFRKAGLVVPMFAFALAAAPLAFAQSDNPNPPSASADMNAAGHSSENAVSEAYHGTKRAVKDTAITAKVKTALHEDKDISGADIHVDTVAGVVTLSGSAPSAEMSQRAEELAQQTKGVRSVKNVITIGAQQNSMK; encoded by the coding sequence ATGAACTTTCGCAAAGCTGGTTTAGTAGTCCCGATGTTTGCCTTTGCGCTCGCGGCGGCGCCGCTGGCCTTCGCGCAGAGTGATAATCCCAACCCGCCGTCGGCGAGCGCCGACATGAACGCAGCGGGTCATTCTTCGGAGAATGCCGTATCGGAGGCCTATCACGGCACGAAGCGGGCCGTGAAGGATACCGCCATCACCGCGAAGGTGAAGACGGCCCTTCACGAGGACAAGGACATCAGCGGCGCTGATATCCACGTCGATACCGTTGCCGGGGTTGTCACGCTGAGCGGCAGCGCGCCGTCGGCAGAGATGTCGCAGCGCGCCGAAGAACTCGCCCAGCAGACCAAGGGCGTCCGCAGCGTGAAGAACGTAATCACGATCGGCGCTCAGCAGAATTCGATGAAGTAA
- a CDS encoding TIGR00730 family Rossman fold protein codes for MAIKRVCVYCASSRQCDPIYHEAARRLGRELARRQVTCVYGGGSNGSMGHLADAALAEGGRVIGVLPRFMYDVEWGHHGLSELLLVEDMHERKRLMISEVDAVVALPGGCGTLEELFEAMAWKRLGLYGGPIVMVNTGGFYDKCEELLRSCIDRRFMDERHGRMYSIVEEPEQVFAAIESAPPWPLTNRSFAAL; via the coding sequence ATGGCAATCAAGCGAGTCTGCGTATATTGCGCGTCCAGTCGGCAATGTGACCCGATTTATCATGAGGCCGCGCGGCGCTTAGGCCGCGAGCTGGCGCGTCGTCAGGTTACCTGTGTTTATGGCGGTGGCAGCAATGGCTCGATGGGGCATCTGGCTGACGCGGCGCTGGCGGAGGGTGGGCGCGTGATCGGCGTGCTGCCGCGCTTCATGTACGACGTCGAGTGGGGCCATCACGGGCTCAGCGAACTGCTCCTCGTCGAGGACATGCACGAACGCAAACGCCTGATGATAAGCGAGGTCGATGCGGTGGTCGCGCTGCCGGGCGGATGCGGCACGCTCGAAGAGCTGTTCGAGGCGATGGCGTGGAAGCGGCTCGGACTTTACGGCGGCCCGATCGTGATGGTGAACACGGGCGGCTTCTACGACAAATGCGAAGAGTTACTGAGAAGCTGCATCGATCGCCGCTTCATGGACGAGCGTCACGGCAGGATGTACTCGATCGTTGAAGAGCCAGAGCAAGTTTTCGCCGCAATCGAATCCGCACCGCCGTGGCCGCTGACCAATCGCAGCTTCGCCGCGCTGTGA
- a CDS encoding YifB family Mg chelatase-like AAA ATPase, whose translation MHASVLSSALIGVDAFQVEVEIDITAGVPGIRMVGLAEGAVREALDRVKAAIKNSGLEWPNRRVTINLAPADLRKEGSSFDLPLALAMLAANSTLRNRERLSTFLVLGELALDGRIKGIRGALPTALLARSRHYSGVVLPRENSTEAAVVGNGIAVLGIDSLREAFEFFEGLREVAPTRSDLSNLIGNGAAYDVDFSEVRGQEQAKRALEVAAAGGHNVLMIGPPGSGKTMLAKRIPTILPAMTFDEAIESTKVHSVMGLLDGRAIIATRPFRAPHHTISDAGLIGGGPVPRPGEVSLAHHGVLFLDELPEFRKNVLEVLRQPLEDARITISRVMGTLTFPASVMLIAAMNPCPCGFYSDPQHECTCSPLNIQRYRSRISGPLLDRIDIHIEVPAVRYKELTERAAGETSQTIRARVDEARRIQLERFRGSAYFCNAQMTARDLRIHCQVESAGERLLELAINRLGLSARAYTRILKVARTIADLDGGAPIQAHHVSEAIQYRSLDRAAV comes from the coding sequence TTGCACGCGAGCGTTCTATCGAGCGCGTTAATCGGAGTCGACGCGTTCCAGGTCGAAGTTGAAATCGATATTACCGCCGGAGTCCCGGGCATCAGAATGGTCGGGCTCGCCGAAGGCGCGGTGCGCGAGGCGCTAGATCGCGTCAAGGCTGCGATCAAGAACTCGGGCCTCGAGTGGCCGAATCGCCGCGTCACGATCAATCTCGCGCCGGCCGATCTGCGCAAGGAAGGATCGTCGTTCGATCTGCCGCTCGCGCTTGCGATGCTCGCGGCAAATTCGACGCTGCGCAATCGCGAACGGCTGAGCACTTTTCTCGTGCTTGGTGAGCTGGCGCTCGACGGTCGTATCAAGGGAATCCGCGGTGCGTTGCCAACTGCACTGCTCGCGCGCTCGCGGCATTACTCGGGCGTCGTGCTGCCACGCGAGAACTCGACTGAGGCCGCGGTCGTCGGCAACGGCATCGCTGTCCTCGGGATCGACAGTCTGCGCGAGGCATTTGAATTCTTTGAAGGCCTGCGCGAAGTCGCGCCCACGCGATCTGATCTGTCAAATCTCATCGGCAACGGCGCTGCCTATGATGTCGATTTCAGCGAGGTGCGCGGCCAGGAGCAGGCCAAGCGCGCGCTCGAAGTCGCCGCGGCCGGCGGTCACAACGTCCTCATGATCGGTCCGCCGGGCTCGGGCAAGACGATGCTTGCGAAGCGCATTCCGACCATCCTGCCCGCGATGACCTTCGATGAGGCGATCGAATCGACCAAGGTCCACAGCGTGATGGGATTGCTCGACGGACGCGCGATTATCGCGACGCGGCCGTTTCGCGCGCCGCATCATACGATCTCCGACGCGGGATTGATCGGCGGCGGACCGGTGCCGCGGCCCGGCGAAGTCAGCCTCGCGCATCATGGCGTGCTGTTCCTCGACGAGCTGCCGGAGTTCCGCAAGAACGTGCTCGAAGTTCTGCGCCAGCCGCTCGAAGACGCACGCATCACGATCTCGCGCGTGATGGGCACGCTGACCTTTCCCGCATCCGTGATGCTGATCGCAGCGATGAACCCGTGCCCGTGCGGCTTCTACTCCGATCCGCAGCACGAATGCACCTGCTCGCCGCTCAACATCCAGCGCTATCGCTCGCGAATCTCGGGCCCGCTCCTGGACCGCATCGACATTCACATCGAAGTGCCGGCGGTGAGATACAAGGAGCTGACGGAGCGCGCCGCCGGCGAGACCTCGCAGACAATCCGCGCGCGCGTCGATGAAGCCCGCCGCATCCAGCTCGAGCGCTTCCGCGGCAGCGCGTATTTCTGCAACGCGCAGATGACCGCGCGCGACCTCCGCATTCATTGCCAGGTAGAAAGCGCAGGCGAGCGCCTGCTCGAGCTGGCAATCAACCGCCTCGGTCTAAGCGCCCGCGCCTACACCAGGATCCTGAAAGTAGCGCGCACCATCGCAGATCTCGACGGCGGCGCCCCAATCCAGGCGCATCACGTAAGCGAAGCGATTCAGTACAGGTCCCTAGATCGCGCCGCGGTGTGA